The genomic DNA ATCGACACCGGTGCGTCGCAGACAATCATCTCTCAACGACTCGCTTTGGATCTTGGACTATACTCGACAGCCCACACGACTCAGGTCTTACTCCACACCGCGAGTGGATCAGTGAAAGCGAATGCGGTGACGCTTGACTCGATTCGGATCGGCGAGGCGGAGATACGGAATAGCCAGGTGTTGATTCATACCCTTCCAGACCTTCCCTTTGCCGTGGACGGGCTGTTGGGATTGAGCTTTCTTGGCGCTTATCAAATCACCCTCGACACCAAGCGTGGAGAACTTCAGTTGAAATCCTCGTCAGAGAAATTTGGTGGCCTGGTGGAAAAGAAATAGATCCCGGAGAAGCAGAGGAGCAACAATTCTTTGTCGCGGACGATATGTATCCACCGGGTAAGGTTGCGCTCGCGATGACTACGTCAGTTCAAGAAATGTTTTCCGCCTTACCTCCCCCAGTATGACAACTACCAACCAGCTAGCTATTAACCCTACGTGTTCCCGGCGTGTTCACAATACAGCAAAAAATGCCTGAACTTGACTCATTTGAACTGAACTGAACAAAAACACAAAACAGCGAAACGCCTCTCCTGGAAAGGCATTTATCTACATCAACGACGGTTTATGAAGGAGTACCAGAACGGCTTAGAAGGCTGATGCTCTATCCGACTGAGCTACGGGCGCCCCTGTATTTTCAGTCACTTAAGAGATGATTACTCTACAGAGTTTTCGCCTAGTGTTCCCGGCCGGTTCTCATGGAGGTATCTGTGAACCTTTTGGGCAGCGTGAGTCAAGTCTCGCTCCTCGATGGCATTGTACCGTTTCCACATCTTCTCGGACTTATGGCCAACAATTTTCATAACTGTCGCTGTATCCACCCCTGCGCTTCTGAGATGAGTAGAAGCACAGTGGCGCATGCCATGAAACCTGAAGTCCGTGATACCTCCCTCCTCGAGGGCCGTATTGAAAGACCGGCTGCCGCGGCTCAATGGTCATTCCTTATACAAGAAGCTGTGTCGGGATGCCAGGCTCTCCCTTTCCCGACAGAGCCGATGGAGGGGCTCACGTTCCCCGAGCGATCGCGCAAGAACGATCCGCCGTTTGGAATCTGTCCTTCGACCGAGTGACCGTTCCTCGTTGTAGACCTACAGACTTGTCGAGCATGCTATGGCACTCTTCCAAGAAAGAGAAGTCCCATCCCCTACGTACCGTAGCTCATATGTACCCAACGGTCTTATTGACCTGTGAGAATCATTATATTCGCAAGAAATTGTGATCACTAAACATTTCTGTCATCACATTGTCTTGACATTAGATGAATGTCGAGCTATCGTAAGCAACAACAAGAGGTGGCTTATGGCAACTCGCGCGCTTCGTACT from Nitrospira sp. ND1 includes the following:
- a CDS encoding TIGR02281 family clan AA aspartic protease; amino-acid sequence: MENILIVSATLNGSTQARLIIDTGASQTIISQRLALDLGLYSTAHTTQVLLHTASGSVKANAVTLDSIRIGEAEIRNSQVLIHTLPDLPFAVDGLLGLSFLGAYQITLDTKRGELQLKSSSEKFGGLVEKK
- a CDS encoding tyrosine-type recombinase/integrase, which gives rise to MSRGSRSFNTALEEGGITDFRFHGMRHCASTHLRSAGVDTATVMKIVGHKSEKMWKRYNAIEERDLTHAAQKVHRYLHENRPGTLGENSVE